A region of Cucumis melo cultivar AY chromosome 2, USDA_Cmelo_AY_1.0, whole genome shotgun sequence DNA encodes the following proteins:
- the LOC103487420 gene encoding uncharacterized protein LOC103487420 isoform X3, translating to MKTKKSKEANFIFKSLAELISRTRLKSVCNLGVWCISIQQLDSDILAMNFQSLLLAVTRALNNPYGSLSTTFEAIQAITMLAAKLSDKMRESSNIWAPPIYRRLLSSDKRERDMSERCLLKIRSTILPPPLVLSKVLVKDMKESLLIGMDKLLSLGMKVQAIAAWGWFIRILGSHSMKNRSLVNNMLKIPERTFSDHDPQVQIASQVAWEGVIDALVHTPNLPCKFNLVKEKDSNQTVQLLNGNNCEIQANGFSKSIKLIMVPLVGVMLSKCDILVRVSCLNTWHYLLYKLESFVNSPSVIKLVLEPVLEAIFQLVPDNENLRLWTMCLSFLDDFLLAKCSHMDNDVTAQLCYKSEMVTSETVYSEAGERFWKRPIRWLPWNLNHLNFHLKMICVITSSASMETFNNENRTFAYDACQKLFKSVLKGLQLELKKPSANYDDVMFAIREILKFLRHLSDDKSGDVHIHHHLHYAVLHFIQAVTKELEPSILGSPLYEVELDLKAMDAVQSVNHTSYAQVLGVPSISHMDKVAPIIYLVVMYSLVTVRSTSKMHLTDCILKEMHKYFELVFSSFIPPNNLLAAASLVLYKNIVPSSLKIWIEIAKGLMESSTMGNHLTLKTKSETEGVDTICHFLSYPFVVCSSKKLCGSPLESLELESVVQVWNSLYGSVNTLQLDSFVSISFTEGLASMLKGCLDDQRMPGCGSESCSSCEDFIVVFLSIFVNIVTNLLNGLQISKRRSDRIMRKDSNREKSSFNSSSLRLAARFIGLLWIKQGKNSSNWLSRVFSALAQFVSCLHLKHEIFEFIEIISSPLLLWLTKMETLDESINSELQILWSKITSHLQKGCPSLVSDSAFLKLLAPLLEKTLDHPNPSISERTITFWSSSFGEHLFASYPQNLLPILHKLSRNGRIKLQKRCLWVIEQCPGRQENADPPFSHRVSATSINSSKRIQIMTTTNHDKQKEDTPTPNPKRKKIELTQHQKEVRQAQQGRTWDCGGHGPGIRTYTSLDFSQVVDDSEESQDTQNLDSILEMARADN from the exons ATGAAGACGAAGAAAT CTAAAGAAGCCAACTTTATCTTTAAGTCATTGGCAGAACTAATCAGTAGAACGAGACTGAAG TCAGTGTGTAACTTAGGAGTCTGGTGCATATCTATTCAACAGCTTGATTCAGACATTCTAGCTATGAATTTCCAATCTTTATTGCTGGCAGTTACTCGTGCACTCAACAACCCCTATGGGTCTTTGTCGACCACTTTTGAGGCTATCCAG GCTATTACAATGCTGGCAGCCAAATTAAGTGATAAAATGAGAGAGTCATCCAATATATGGGCTCCTCCAATATACAGAAGACTTCTTAGCTCAGATAAAAGAGAGAGGGATATGTCAGAGAGATGTTTGTTGAAGATCAGGTCCACAATATTACCTCCTCCGCTAGTCTTGTCCAAG GTGCTCGTGAAAGATATGAAGGAATCGTTGCTTATTGGAATGGATAAATTATTAAGTCTTGGAATGAAGGTTCAGGCTATTGCAGCTTGGGGATGGTTCATCCGGATACTAGGATCTCATTCCATGAAGAACAGAAGTTTAGTAAATAATATGCTTAAAATTCCTGAGCGGACATTTTCAGATCATGACCCTCAAGTTCAAATTGCTTCTCAG GTTGCATGGGAAGGTGTAATTGATGCTCTTGTTCACACTCCAAATCTCCCGTGCAAATTTAATTTGGTCAAAGAAAAGGACAGCAATCAAACAGTGCAATTATTAAATGGAAATAATTGTGAAATCCAAGCAAATGGGTTTTCAAAAAGCATAAAGCTGATCATGGTGCCTTTGGTTGGTGTCATGCTGAGTAAATGCGACATACTTGTTCGCGTTTCATGTTTAAACACATGGCATTATCTTCTCTATAAACTTGAATCATTTGTAAACAGTCCATCCGTGATAAAATTAGTGTTAGAGCCTGTTCTCGAGGCAATTTTTCAGCTTGTTCCAGATAATGAAAATCTCAGATTGTGGACTATGTGTTTAAGTTTTCTGGATGATTTTCTATTGGCGAAGTGTTCACACATGGATAATGATGTAACTGCTCAGTTATGCTACAAATCAGAAATGGTGACGTCTGAGACTGTATATTCAGAAGCTGGTGAAAGGTTTTGGAAGCGTCCTATAAGGTGGTTGCCATGGAATCTAAATCATCTGAACTTTCATTTAAAAATGATTTGTGTTATCACCAGTTCAGCATCAATGGAGACCTTCAACAATGAGAATAGGACTTTTGCATATGATGCTTGTCAAAAGTTATTTAAATCTGTCTTAAAAGGACTCCAACTAGAGTTAAAAAAGCCCTCTGCTAattatgatgatgttatgtttGCTATAAGggagattttaaaatttttaagacATTTGTCTGACGATAAAAGTGGTGATGTCCATATTCACCATCATTTACATTATGCTGTCCTTCACTTTATTCAGGCTGTCACCAAGGAATTAGAACCTTCTATACTGGGATCCCCACTCTATGAGGTTGAATTAGACCTCAAGGCAATGGATGCAGTCCAATCAGTCAATCACACCAGCTATGCCCAAGTTCTTGGTGTGCCTTCTATATCTCACATGGATAAGGTAGCACCTATAATTTATTTAGTTGTAATGTACAGTTTAGTTACTGTTCGGTCTACTTCAAAAATGCACCTTACAGATTGCATCCTAAAGGAAATGCACAAATATTTTGAACTTgtattttcttcatttatacCTCCAAATAATCTACTTGCAGCAGCTTCATTAGTTCTATATAAAAATATTGTACCCAGTAGCCTGAAGATATGGATAGAAATAGCAAAAGGTTTGATGGAGAGCAGTACTATGGGGAATCATCTCACTTTGAAAACCAAGTCAGAAACTGAAGGAGTGGATACCATATGCCATTTCCTTTCTTACCCTTTTGTTGTATGCTCTTCAAAAAAATTGTGTGGCTCTCCCCTGGAGAGTCTTGAGCTTGAATCTGTTGTCCAAGTCTGGAATTCGCTTTATGGTTCTGTGAACACATTGCAGCTTGACAGTTTCGTGAGTATCAGTTTTACTGAGGGTTTGGCTTCTATGTTAAAAGGATGCCTTGATGATCAAAGGATGCCTGGGTGTGGGAGTGAATCTTGTTCTAGCTGTGAAGATTTCATTGTCGTTTTCCTCTCAATATTCGTCAACATTGTCACAAACCTTTTGAATGGGCTTCAAATTTCCAAGAGAAGATCAGATAGGATTATGAGAAAAGATAGTAACCGTGAAAAATCCAGCTTCAATAGTTCTAGCTTGAGATTGGCTGCCAG ATTTATTGGACTATTATGGATAAAACAAGGAAAGAATTCATCAAATTGGCTTTCCAG AGTATTTTCCGCATTGGCTCAATTTGTCAGCTGCCTTCACTTGAAACACGAAATATTTGAGTTCATTGAG ATTATATCCTCTCCATTGCTCTTGTGGCTGACCAAAATGGAGACATTGGATGAAAGCATTAACAGTGAGCTTCAAATCCTTTGGTCTAAAATCACTAGTCATTTGCAAAAGGGTTGCCCCTCATTAGTCTCTGACTCTGCCTTTCTGAAGCTTTTGGCACCTCTACTCGAAAAAACTCTCGACCACCCGAATCCCTCCATTTCAGAGCGGACCATTACATTCTGGAGTTCCTCATTCGGTGAACATTTATTTGCAAGTTACCCTCAAAATTTGCTTCCTATACTACACAAGCTATCAAGAAATGGGAGAATAAAACTCCAGAAGAGATGCTTGTGGGTAATCGAACAATGCCCTGGAAGACAAGAAAATGCCGACCCTCCCTTTAGCCATAGGGTAAGTGCCACATCCATCAACAGCTCAAAAAGAATACAAATAATGACAACTACAAATCATGACAAGCAAAAGGAGGATACACCTACGCCCAATCCAAAAAGGAAGAAGATCGAATTAACTCAACATCAAAAGGAAGTAAGACAAGCTCAACAAGGACGGACATGGGATTGTGGTGGACATGGCCCGGGCATTCGAACTTACACAAGCCTTGATTTTTCACAAGTAGTTGATGATTCAGAAGAAAGCCAAGACACCCAAAATCTAGATTCCATTTTGGAGATGGCAAGGGCTGATAATTAA
- the LOC103487420 gene encoding uncharacterized protein LOC103487420 isoform X2 → MADISNRLQQINTLICSGVKANKSLAYSSLLQIQQASNTNHTSIDALAEFSRDSIHPIVSDTQDEDEEIAAQALKCLGFIIYHSSIVAAIPAKEANFIFKSLAELISRTRLKLDSDILAMNFQSLLLAVTRALNNPYGSLSTTFEAIQAITMLAAKLSDKMRESSNIWAPPIYRRLLSSDKRERDMSERCLLKIRSTILPPPLVLSKVLVKDMKESLLIGMDKLLSLGMKVQAIAAWGWFIRILGSHSMKNRSLVNNMLKIPERTFSDHDPQVQIASQVAWEGVIDALVHTPNLPCKFNLVKEKDSNQTVQLLNGNNCEIQANGFSKSIKLIMVPLVGVMLSKCDILVRVSCLNTWHYLLYKLESFVNSPSVIKLVLEPVLEAIFQLVPDNENLRLWTMCLSFLDDFLLAKCSHMDNDVTAQLCYKSEMVTSETVYSEAGERFWKRPIRWLPWNLNHLNFHLKMICVITSSASMETFNNENRTFAYDACQKLFKSVLKGLQLELKKPSANYDDVMFAIREILKFLRHLSDDKSGDVHIHHHLHYAVLHFIQAVTKELEPSILGSPLYEVELDLKAMDAVQSVNHTSYAQVLGVPSISHMDKVAPIIYLVVMYSLVTVRSTSKMHLTDCILKEMHKYFELVFSSFIPPNNLLAAASLVLYKNIVPSSLKIWIEIAKGLMESSTMGNHLTLKTKSETEGVDTICHFLSYPFVVCSSKKLCGSPLESLELESVVQVWNSLYGSVNTLQLDSFVSISFTEGLASMLKGCLDDQRMPGCGSESCSSCEDFIVVFLSIFVNIVTNLLNGLQISKRRSDRIMRKDSNREKSSFNSSSLRLAARFIGLLWIKQGKNSSNWLSRVFSALAQFVSCLHLKHEIFEFIEIISSPLLLWLTKMETLDESINSELQILWSKITSHLQKGCPSLVSDSAFLKLLAPLLEKTLDHPNPSISERTITFWSSSFGEHLFASYPQNLLPILHKLSRNGRIKLQKRCLWVIEQCPGRQENADPPFSHRVSATSINSSKRIQIMTTTNHDKQKEDTPTPNPKRKKIELTQHQKEVRQAQQGRTWDCGGHGPGIRTYTSLDFSQVVDDSEESQDTQNLDSILEMARADN, encoded by the exons ATGGCGGACATCTCAAACCGTCTCCAACAAATCAATACCCTAATTTGTTCTGGAGTCAAAGCAAACAAATCACTTGCCTACTCCTCTCTTCTACAAATCCAACAGGCTTCTAATACAAACCACACTTCAATTGATGCCCTAGCGGAGTTTTCTCGGGATTCGATACACCCTATCGTCTCCGATACACAAGATGAAGACGAAGAAAT CGCCGCACAGGCATTGAAGTGCTTAGGATTCATAATTTATCACTCATCGATTGTTGCTGCCATTCCGG CTAAAGAAGCCAACTTTATCTTTAAGTCATTGGCAGAACTAATCAGTAGAACGAGACTGAAG CTTGATTCAGACATTCTAGCTATGAATTTCCAATCTTTATTGCTGGCAGTTACTCGTGCACTCAACAACCCCTATGGGTCTTTGTCGACCACTTTTGAGGCTATCCAG GCTATTACAATGCTGGCAGCCAAATTAAGTGATAAAATGAGAGAGTCATCCAATATATGGGCTCCTCCAATATACAGAAGACTTCTTAGCTCAGATAAAAGAGAGAGGGATATGTCAGAGAGATGTTTGTTGAAGATCAGGTCCACAATATTACCTCCTCCGCTAGTCTTGTCCAAG GTGCTCGTGAAAGATATGAAGGAATCGTTGCTTATTGGAATGGATAAATTATTAAGTCTTGGAATGAAGGTTCAGGCTATTGCAGCTTGGGGATGGTTCATCCGGATACTAGGATCTCATTCCATGAAGAACAGAAGTTTAGTAAATAATATGCTTAAAATTCCTGAGCGGACATTTTCAGATCATGACCCTCAAGTTCAAATTGCTTCTCAG GTTGCATGGGAAGGTGTAATTGATGCTCTTGTTCACACTCCAAATCTCCCGTGCAAATTTAATTTGGTCAAAGAAAAGGACAGCAATCAAACAGTGCAATTATTAAATGGAAATAATTGTGAAATCCAAGCAAATGGGTTTTCAAAAAGCATAAAGCTGATCATGGTGCCTTTGGTTGGTGTCATGCTGAGTAAATGCGACATACTTGTTCGCGTTTCATGTTTAAACACATGGCATTATCTTCTCTATAAACTTGAATCATTTGTAAACAGTCCATCCGTGATAAAATTAGTGTTAGAGCCTGTTCTCGAGGCAATTTTTCAGCTTGTTCCAGATAATGAAAATCTCAGATTGTGGACTATGTGTTTAAGTTTTCTGGATGATTTTCTATTGGCGAAGTGTTCACACATGGATAATGATGTAACTGCTCAGTTATGCTACAAATCAGAAATGGTGACGTCTGAGACTGTATATTCAGAAGCTGGTGAAAGGTTTTGGAAGCGTCCTATAAGGTGGTTGCCATGGAATCTAAATCATCTGAACTTTCATTTAAAAATGATTTGTGTTATCACCAGTTCAGCATCAATGGAGACCTTCAACAATGAGAATAGGACTTTTGCATATGATGCTTGTCAAAAGTTATTTAAATCTGTCTTAAAAGGACTCCAACTAGAGTTAAAAAAGCCCTCTGCTAattatgatgatgttatgtttGCTATAAGggagattttaaaatttttaagacATTTGTCTGACGATAAAAGTGGTGATGTCCATATTCACCATCATTTACATTATGCTGTCCTTCACTTTATTCAGGCTGTCACCAAGGAATTAGAACCTTCTATACTGGGATCCCCACTCTATGAGGTTGAATTAGACCTCAAGGCAATGGATGCAGTCCAATCAGTCAATCACACCAGCTATGCCCAAGTTCTTGGTGTGCCTTCTATATCTCACATGGATAAGGTAGCACCTATAATTTATTTAGTTGTAATGTACAGTTTAGTTACTGTTCGGTCTACTTCAAAAATGCACCTTACAGATTGCATCCTAAAGGAAATGCACAAATATTTTGAACTTgtattttcttcatttatacCTCCAAATAATCTACTTGCAGCAGCTTCATTAGTTCTATATAAAAATATTGTACCCAGTAGCCTGAAGATATGGATAGAAATAGCAAAAGGTTTGATGGAGAGCAGTACTATGGGGAATCATCTCACTTTGAAAACCAAGTCAGAAACTGAAGGAGTGGATACCATATGCCATTTCCTTTCTTACCCTTTTGTTGTATGCTCTTCAAAAAAATTGTGTGGCTCTCCCCTGGAGAGTCTTGAGCTTGAATCTGTTGTCCAAGTCTGGAATTCGCTTTATGGTTCTGTGAACACATTGCAGCTTGACAGTTTCGTGAGTATCAGTTTTACTGAGGGTTTGGCTTCTATGTTAAAAGGATGCCTTGATGATCAAAGGATGCCTGGGTGTGGGAGTGAATCTTGTTCTAGCTGTGAAGATTTCATTGTCGTTTTCCTCTCAATATTCGTCAACATTGTCACAAACCTTTTGAATGGGCTTCAAATTTCCAAGAGAAGATCAGATAGGATTATGAGAAAAGATAGTAACCGTGAAAAATCCAGCTTCAATAGTTCTAGCTTGAGATTGGCTGCCAG ATTTATTGGACTATTATGGATAAAACAAGGAAAGAATTCATCAAATTGGCTTTCCAG AGTATTTTCCGCATTGGCTCAATTTGTCAGCTGCCTTCACTTGAAACACGAAATATTTGAGTTCATTGAG ATTATATCCTCTCCATTGCTCTTGTGGCTGACCAAAATGGAGACATTGGATGAAAGCATTAACAGTGAGCTTCAAATCCTTTGGTCTAAAATCACTAGTCATTTGCAAAAGGGTTGCCCCTCATTAGTCTCTGACTCTGCCTTTCTGAAGCTTTTGGCACCTCTACTCGAAAAAACTCTCGACCACCCGAATCCCTCCATTTCAGAGCGGACCATTACATTCTGGAGTTCCTCATTCGGTGAACATTTATTTGCAAGTTACCCTCAAAATTTGCTTCCTATACTACACAAGCTATCAAGAAATGGGAGAATAAAACTCCAGAAGAGATGCTTGTGGGTAATCGAACAATGCCCTGGAAGACAAGAAAATGCCGACCCTCCCTTTAGCCATAGGGTAAGTGCCACATCCATCAACAGCTCAAAAAGAATACAAATAATGACAACTACAAATCATGACAAGCAAAAGGAGGATACACCTACGCCCAATCCAAAAAGGAAGAAGATCGAATTAACTCAACATCAAAAGGAAGTAAGACAAGCTCAACAAGGACGGACATGGGATTGTGGTGGACATGGCCCGGGCATTCGAACTTACACAAGCCTTGATTTTTCACAAGTAGTTGATGATTCAGAAGAAAGCCAAGACACCCAAAATCTAGATTCCATTTTGGAGATGGCAAGGGCTGATAATTAA
- the LOC103487420 gene encoding uncharacterized protein LOC103487420 isoform X1, producing the protein MADISNRLQQINTLICSGVKANKSLAYSSLLQIQQASNTNHTSIDALAEFSRDSIHPIVSDTQDEDEEIAAQALKCLGFIIYHSSIVAAIPAKEANFIFKSLAELISRTRLKSVCNLGVWCISIQQLDSDILAMNFQSLLLAVTRALNNPYGSLSTTFEAIQAITMLAAKLSDKMRESSNIWAPPIYRRLLSSDKRERDMSERCLLKIRSTILPPPLVLSKVLVKDMKESLLIGMDKLLSLGMKVQAIAAWGWFIRILGSHSMKNRSLVNNMLKIPERTFSDHDPQVQIASQVAWEGVIDALVHTPNLPCKFNLVKEKDSNQTVQLLNGNNCEIQANGFSKSIKLIMVPLVGVMLSKCDILVRVSCLNTWHYLLYKLESFVNSPSVIKLVLEPVLEAIFQLVPDNENLRLWTMCLSFLDDFLLAKCSHMDNDVTAQLCYKSEMVTSETVYSEAGERFWKRPIRWLPWNLNHLNFHLKMICVITSSASMETFNNENRTFAYDACQKLFKSVLKGLQLELKKPSANYDDVMFAIREILKFLRHLSDDKSGDVHIHHHLHYAVLHFIQAVTKELEPSILGSPLYEVELDLKAMDAVQSVNHTSYAQVLGVPSISHMDKVAPIIYLVVMYSLVTVRSTSKMHLTDCILKEMHKYFELVFSSFIPPNNLLAAASLVLYKNIVPSSLKIWIEIAKGLMESSTMGNHLTLKTKSETEGVDTICHFLSYPFVVCSSKKLCGSPLESLELESVVQVWNSLYGSVNTLQLDSFVSISFTEGLASMLKGCLDDQRMPGCGSESCSSCEDFIVVFLSIFVNIVTNLLNGLQISKRRSDRIMRKDSNREKSSFNSSSLRLAARFIGLLWIKQGKNSSNWLSRVFSALAQFVSCLHLKHEIFEFIEIISSPLLLWLTKMETLDESINSELQILWSKITSHLQKGCPSLVSDSAFLKLLAPLLEKTLDHPNPSISERTITFWSSSFGEHLFASYPQNLLPILHKLSRNGRIKLQKRCLWVIEQCPGRQENADPPFSHRVSATSINSSKRIQIMTTTNHDKQKEDTPTPNPKRKKIELTQHQKEVRQAQQGRTWDCGGHGPGIRTYTSLDFSQVVDDSEESQDTQNLDSILEMARADN; encoded by the exons ATGGCGGACATCTCAAACCGTCTCCAACAAATCAATACCCTAATTTGTTCTGGAGTCAAAGCAAACAAATCACTTGCCTACTCCTCTCTTCTACAAATCCAACAGGCTTCTAATACAAACCACACTTCAATTGATGCCCTAGCGGAGTTTTCTCGGGATTCGATACACCCTATCGTCTCCGATACACAAGATGAAGACGAAGAAAT CGCCGCACAGGCATTGAAGTGCTTAGGATTCATAATTTATCACTCATCGATTGTTGCTGCCATTCCGG CTAAAGAAGCCAACTTTATCTTTAAGTCATTGGCAGAACTAATCAGTAGAACGAGACTGAAG TCAGTGTGTAACTTAGGAGTCTGGTGCATATCTATTCAACAGCTTGATTCAGACATTCTAGCTATGAATTTCCAATCTTTATTGCTGGCAGTTACTCGTGCACTCAACAACCCCTATGGGTCTTTGTCGACCACTTTTGAGGCTATCCAG GCTATTACAATGCTGGCAGCCAAATTAAGTGATAAAATGAGAGAGTCATCCAATATATGGGCTCCTCCAATATACAGAAGACTTCTTAGCTCAGATAAAAGAGAGAGGGATATGTCAGAGAGATGTTTGTTGAAGATCAGGTCCACAATATTACCTCCTCCGCTAGTCTTGTCCAAG GTGCTCGTGAAAGATATGAAGGAATCGTTGCTTATTGGAATGGATAAATTATTAAGTCTTGGAATGAAGGTTCAGGCTATTGCAGCTTGGGGATGGTTCATCCGGATACTAGGATCTCATTCCATGAAGAACAGAAGTTTAGTAAATAATATGCTTAAAATTCCTGAGCGGACATTTTCAGATCATGACCCTCAAGTTCAAATTGCTTCTCAG GTTGCATGGGAAGGTGTAATTGATGCTCTTGTTCACACTCCAAATCTCCCGTGCAAATTTAATTTGGTCAAAGAAAAGGACAGCAATCAAACAGTGCAATTATTAAATGGAAATAATTGTGAAATCCAAGCAAATGGGTTTTCAAAAAGCATAAAGCTGATCATGGTGCCTTTGGTTGGTGTCATGCTGAGTAAATGCGACATACTTGTTCGCGTTTCATGTTTAAACACATGGCATTATCTTCTCTATAAACTTGAATCATTTGTAAACAGTCCATCCGTGATAAAATTAGTGTTAGAGCCTGTTCTCGAGGCAATTTTTCAGCTTGTTCCAGATAATGAAAATCTCAGATTGTGGACTATGTGTTTAAGTTTTCTGGATGATTTTCTATTGGCGAAGTGTTCACACATGGATAATGATGTAACTGCTCAGTTATGCTACAAATCAGAAATGGTGACGTCTGAGACTGTATATTCAGAAGCTGGTGAAAGGTTTTGGAAGCGTCCTATAAGGTGGTTGCCATGGAATCTAAATCATCTGAACTTTCATTTAAAAATGATTTGTGTTATCACCAGTTCAGCATCAATGGAGACCTTCAACAATGAGAATAGGACTTTTGCATATGATGCTTGTCAAAAGTTATTTAAATCTGTCTTAAAAGGACTCCAACTAGAGTTAAAAAAGCCCTCTGCTAattatgatgatgttatgtttGCTATAAGggagattttaaaatttttaagacATTTGTCTGACGATAAAAGTGGTGATGTCCATATTCACCATCATTTACATTATGCTGTCCTTCACTTTATTCAGGCTGTCACCAAGGAATTAGAACCTTCTATACTGGGATCCCCACTCTATGAGGTTGAATTAGACCTCAAGGCAATGGATGCAGTCCAATCAGTCAATCACACCAGCTATGCCCAAGTTCTTGGTGTGCCTTCTATATCTCACATGGATAAGGTAGCACCTATAATTTATTTAGTTGTAATGTACAGTTTAGTTACTGTTCGGTCTACTTCAAAAATGCACCTTACAGATTGCATCCTAAAGGAAATGCACAAATATTTTGAACTTgtattttcttcatttatacCTCCAAATAATCTACTTGCAGCAGCTTCATTAGTTCTATATAAAAATATTGTACCCAGTAGCCTGAAGATATGGATAGAAATAGCAAAAGGTTTGATGGAGAGCAGTACTATGGGGAATCATCTCACTTTGAAAACCAAGTCAGAAACTGAAGGAGTGGATACCATATGCCATTTCCTTTCTTACCCTTTTGTTGTATGCTCTTCAAAAAAATTGTGTGGCTCTCCCCTGGAGAGTCTTGAGCTTGAATCTGTTGTCCAAGTCTGGAATTCGCTTTATGGTTCTGTGAACACATTGCAGCTTGACAGTTTCGTGAGTATCAGTTTTACTGAGGGTTTGGCTTCTATGTTAAAAGGATGCCTTGATGATCAAAGGATGCCTGGGTGTGGGAGTGAATCTTGTTCTAGCTGTGAAGATTTCATTGTCGTTTTCCTCTCAATATTCGTCAACATTGTCACAAACCTTTTGAATGGGCTTCAAATTTCCAAGAGAAGATCAGATAGGATTATGAGAAAAGATAGTAACCGTGAAAAATCCAGCTTCAATAGTTCTAGCTTGAGATTGGCTGCCAG ATTTATTGGACTATTATGGATAAAACAAGGAAAGAATTCATCAAATTGGCTTTCCAG AGTATTTTCCGCATTGGCTCAATTTGTCAGCTGCCTTCACTTGAAACACGAAATATTTGAGTTCATTGAG ATTATATCCTCTCCATTGCTCTTGTGGCTGACCAAAATGGAGACATTGGATGAAAGCATTAACAGTGAGCTTCAAATCCTTTGGTCTAAAATCACTAGTCATTTGCAAAAGGGTTGCCCCTCATTAGTCTCTGACTCTGCCTTTCTGAAGCTTTTGGCACCTCTACTCGAAAAAACTCTCGACCACCCGAATCCCTCCATTTCAGAGCGGACCATTACATTCTGGAGTTCCTCATTCGGTGAACATTTATTTGCAAGTTACCCTCAAAATTTGCTTCCTATACTACACAAGCTATCAAGAAATGGGAGAATAAAACTCCAGAAGAGATGCTTGTGGGTAATCGAACAATGCCCTGGAAGACAAGAAAATGCCGACCCTCCCTTTAGCCATAGGGTAAGTGCCACATCCATCAACAGCTCAAAAAGAATACAAATAATGACAACTACAAATCATGACAAGCAAAAGGAGGATACACCTACGCCCAATCCAAAAAGGAAGAAGATCGAATTAACTCAACATCAAAAGGAAGTAAGACAAGCTCAACAAGGACGGACATGGGATTGTGGTGGACATGGCCCGGGCATTCGAACTTACACAAGCCTTGATTTTTCACAAGTAGTTGATGATTCAGAAGAAAGCCAAGACACCCAAAATCTAGATTCCATTTTGGAGATGGCAAGGGCTGATAATTAA